A genomic region of Vitis vinifera cultivar Pinot Noir 40024 chromosome 7, ASM3070453v1 contains the following coding sequences:
- the LOC100256221 gene encoding protein ELC, with protein sequence MAPPSPIRFIETALSCTGPFAVSYTDPDQKWLIRKHLISLIQNFPNLSPSVDPFFHDNGSTVNLLNVRGYLHVSQSTPPIPINIWLHENYPFMAPLVFVSSDPTSPIHGNHPFVDSSGATASPYLIYWNHPHSNLSDFVHNLVKLFSHDHPFVYLPASSFTHPSLVSKQEALDRLAGRLHYDIAAIRAKTAEEIEELSALQGEMVKRVGIATSIVMGLDHEKKKLKMRVKELTDEADMLMNWVTFNDPKNVMAVTGEDRMEDVIEAADEKSEVVLDQLAGDKAMEDLMYELDKAVEQGVVTLQAYIKEVRATAREQFFNRAMLLKLKGPDILHWLH encoded by the coding sequence ATGGCACCACCATCTCCGATTCGATTTATTGAAACTGCTCTTTCCTGCACTGGCCCTTTTGCTGTGTCCTACACCGACCCTGATCAGAAATGGCTCATTAGAAAACACCTCATTTCCTTGATTCAGAATTTCCCCAACCTAAGCCCTTCTGTTGATCCATTTTTTCATGATAATGGCTCCACTGTCAACCTGCTGAATGTAAGGGGCTATCTCCATGTGTCTCAGTCCACACCTCCTATCCCCATTAATATTTGGCTCCATGAAAACTACCCTTTTATGGCTCCACTTGTGTTTGTCTCATCAGATCCCACCTCCCCAATCCATGGCAACCATCCTTTTGTGGATTCTTCCGGTGCCACCGCCTCCCCTTACCTCATATACTGGAACCACCCTCATTCCAATCTCTCTGATTTTGTCCATAACCTTGTCAAGCTCTTCTCCCATGACCACCCTTTTGTGTATTTGCCAGCTTCAAGCTTCACCCACCCCTCACTTGTATCCAAACAGGAAGCTCTTGACAGGCTTGCCGGGCGCCTGCACTACGACATAGCTGCAATCAGGGCTAAAACAGCAGAAGAAATAGAGGAGCTGTCAGCCCTGCAAGGGGAAATGGTTAAGAGAGTTGGGATTGCTACAAGTATAGTCATGGGGCTTGATCATGagaagaagaagctgaaaaTGAGGGTGAAAGAGCTGACAGACGAGGCGGATATGCTTATGAATTGGGTAACTTTTAATGATCCAAAGAATGTTATGGCTGTTACCGGGGAAGATCGAATGGAGGATGTGATTGAAGCGGCGGATGAGAAGTCGGAAGTGGTGCTTGATCAATTGGCTGGGGATAAGGCCATGGAAGACTTGATGTATGAGTTGGACAAGGCTGTTGAACAGGGGGTGGTGACCCTTCAAGCCTACATAAAAGAGGTGAGAGCCACTGCAAGGGAGCAGTTCTTCAACAGGGCCATGCTACTCAAACTAAAGGGTCCCGACATACTCCATTGGCTTCATTGA